The genomic segment GTTGCTGAAGAAATCATCAAAAAATCAAACGGCTAATCCTTCACAGGTTGTCACGATTATTTGATTAGTGTAAGCTAAGGAAGGTGTACGTTATTCGACGATTCACCTTCCTAGTTATAAAAATATTATTAGACACATAGAGGAGGAATTCAGAATGGGTAAAGAAAAATTCGACCGTTCTAAACCGCACGTTAACGTTGGTACAATTGGCCACGTCGACCACGGTAAAACAACTTTGACAGCAGCTATCTCAGCTGTACTTGCAAAATCACAAGGTAAAGCTGCAACTAAGTTTGACCAAATCGATGGTGCTCCAGAAGAGCGCGAGCGCGGTATCACAATCGCAACAGCTCACATCGAGTACGAAACAGAAAAACGCCACTATGCACACGTTGACTGCCCAGGTCACGCTGACTATGTTAAAAACATGATCACTGGTGCTGCACAAATGGACGGCGCGATCCTCGTTGTTTCTGCAACTGATGGTCCAATGCCACAAACACGTGAGCACATCTTGCTTTCACGTCAAGTAGGTGTTCCTTTCATCGTCGTATTCATGAACAAAGTCGACATGGTTGACGACGAAGAGCTTCTTGAACTCGTTGAAATGGAAATCCGCGAACTTCTTTCTGAGTATGACTTCCCAGGCGATGACCTCCCAGTCATCCAAGGATCTGCTCTCGGCGCGCTTAACGGCGAAGCTAAATGGGAAGAAAAAATCTTGGAACTCATGACAGCTGTTGATGAGTACATCCCTGAGCCAACTCGCGACACTGAAAAAGACTTCATGATGCCAGTTGAGGATGTTTTCTCAATCACTGGTCGTGGTACAGTAGCTACTGGCCGCGTTGAGCGTGGAGTTCTTAAAGTCAACGACGAGATCGAAATCGTTGGTCTTCACGAAGAAACTAAAAAATCAGTATGTACTGGTGTAGAGATGTTCCGTAAGCTTCTTGACTATGCTGAAGCTGGCGACAACATCGGAGCTCTTCTTCGTGGTGTATCACGTGACGACATCGAGCGTGGACAAGTTCTCGCGAAACCAAACACAATCACACCGCACAAAACTTTCAAAGCGCAAGTTTATATCCTTTCAAAAGAAGAGGGTGGCCGTCACACGCCATTCTTCGGTAACTACCGTCCACAGTTCTACTTCCGTACAACTGACGTAACTGGTATGTGCCAACTTCCTGAAGGTACTGAAATGGTTATGCCTGGGGACAACATCGAATTGACTGTTGAACTCATCGCGCCAATCGCTCTTGAAAAAGAAACTCGTTTCTCAATCCGTGAAGGTGGCCGTACAGTAGGCGCTGGATCAGTTACAGAAATCGTTGAGTAATTTTTAAGCAAAAAGGTCTTCCGTCTCCCGTGACGGAAGACCTTTTCTTGTTTCTTTAAAAAACAGTCTTGCAACATGGTCAGACATCTTATATACTGAGGAAAGTGTTTGTGCGAGTGGTGAGAGACTTGAAAACAAGTTCTAAATTATTTTTCTTGCATTCTTGCTTGGAATTAAGTAAACTAGAATATGTTGGTCACAAACACAACGCGATGAAGCGGGAGGTTATGACACACCAGGCGGCATTGCCATGGCTAGTGTGGAAATTTCCGCGGAGAATGTCTATTTACGAAATAGGCGAAAAGGAGGGAAACAACATGGCAAATGAAAAAATTCGGATCCGTTTGAAAGCATACGATCACCGCGTGCT from the Exiguobacterium oxidotolerans JCM 12280 genome contains:
- the tuf gene encoding elongation factor Tu gives rise to the protein MGKEKFDRSKPHVNVGTIGHVDHGKTTLTAAISAVLAKSQGKAATKFDQIDGAPEERERGITIATAHIEYETEKRHYAHVDCPGHADYVKNMITGAAQMDGAILVVSATDGPMPQTREHILLSRQVGVPFIVVFMNKVDMVDDEELLELVEMEIRELLSEYDFPGDDLPVIQGSALGALNGEAKWEEKILELMTAVDEYIPEPTRDTEKDFMMPVEDVFSITGRGTVATGRVERGVLKVNDEIEIVGLHEETKKSVCTGVEMFRKLLDYAEAGDNIGALLRGVSRDDIERGQVLAKPNTITPHKTFKAQVYILSKEEGGRHTPFFGNYRPQFYFRTTDVTGMCQLPEGTEMVMPGDNIELTVELIAPIALEKETRFSIREGGRTVGAGSVTEIVE